From one Bacteroides fragilis NCTC 9343 genomic stretch:
- a CDS encoding serine acetyltransferase — MKKIKTAFALPLFWLLFKVSKDMHKIQVDGQAWCQWQHKNFTLWNMCSLFIGFKEFRNLFYYRIGYLHHLIEWIFPRMTNLYITTPRSDVDSGLIIQHGFATIISAKQIGKNCKIYQQVTIGYDHTLQAPIIGDNVEICCGAKVIGGVTIGNNVIIGANAVVIKDVPNNCIVAGVPAKIIKKI, encoded by the coding sequence ATGAAGAAAATAAAAACAGCATTTGCTCTCCCGCTTTTTTGGCTACTCTTCAAAGTAAGCAAAGATATGCACAAGATTCAAGTTGATGGACAAGCTTGGTGTCAGTGGCAACATAAGAACTTCACATTATGGAACATGTGTAGTTTATTTATAGGTTTCAAGGAGTTTCGCAACCTATTCTATTACCGCATAGGATATCTCCACCATCTGATAGAGTGGATTTTTCCCCGCATGACAAATTTATATATTACCACTCCTCGCTCCGATGTGGATAGCGGACTTATCATACAGCATGGTTTTGCCACTATTATATCAGCTAAACAAATAGGAAAGAATTGCAAAATATATCAGCAAGTTACCATTGGGTATGACCATACTTTGCAGGCTCCTATAATAGGTGACAACGTAGAAATTTGTTGTGGAGCCAAAGTTATAGGTGGTGTCACTATTGGCAATAATGTCATCATCGGAGCCAATGCTGTTGTAATAAAAGACGTACCAAACAACTGTATAGTAGCGGGTGTACCTGCAAAAATTATAAAGAAAATATGA
- a CDS encoding glycosyltransferase, with amino-acid sequence MEYMEKFFPMLHFAQKVKRYKFNIPLYAMVHLVPSRLEKGFSDKKTFDEWTICIDKFLTLGHSLTQFLITKGLPEDKVVTTFHYVDEYYHNKRPVRLHKNIRVIAMGNQMRNLKLLKTIVDNNPNVNFTICQGVNDLSSYFLKNTNVELIPFVEESELRQHMANADISLNVMEDTVGSNVIVTSLAMGLAMICSNVGSIKDYCDDSNTIFCNNSNVEDFSQAITALQTDRIRLNTMQQSAANMGLQFTIEKFVRQISAL; translated from the coding sequence ATGGAATACATGGAGAAATTTTTTCCCATGCTCCATTTTGCACAAAAAGTGAAAAGATATAAATTCAACATACCTCTCTACGCAATGGTTCACCTTGTTCCAAGCCGGTTGGAAAAAGGATTCTCAGACAAGAAAACATTTGATGAATGGACAATCTGCATCGATAAATTTCTTACCCTTGGCCATTCATTAACCCAATTCCTTATTACCAAAGGGCTACCTGAAGATAAAGTTGTTACCACCTTTCATTATGTGGATGAATATTACCATAATAAAAGACCTGTACGTTTGCATAAGAATATCCGTGTAATAGCCATGGGTAATCAGATGAGAAACCTCAAACTACTAAAAACAATCGTTGATAATAACCCTAATGTCAATTTTACCATTTGCCAAGGGGTAAATGATTTGTCATCCTATTTCCTGAAAAATACAAATGTCGAACTCATCCCATTTGTTGAGGAATCCGAGTTACGACAGCACATGGCTAATGCCGATATATCGCTAAATGTCATGGAAGATACCGTAGGTAGTAATGTAATTGTCACATCATTAGCTATGGGATTAGCTATGATTTGTAGCAATGTTGGTTCCATCAAAGACTATTGTGATGATAGTAACACTATATTTTGTAATAACTCTAATGTAGAAGACTTCTCTCAGGCTATAACCGCATTACAAACAGATAGAATACGATTGAATACAATGCAACAATCGGCAGCCAATATGGGATTACAATTTACTATTGAGAAGTTTGTGAGACAAATAAGCGCATTATAA
- a CDS encoding EpsG family protein, which translates to MDYWHNAGLCVILFSIVQGCRFARGNDYFAYSRIFREGSLHVENPFFSVINELLRIVGINEYSCFMVYAFTFALCAMIFMKDYRTYARYMFPLFLIGFMNFEESMIRQAFSYSFFFLYLKYLFKLKFNKPKDILHNHKKLIYCIIFAILTLAIHTGNIISLFVITTLYIFWRKPFQPQFAIPIYVACVYILPHIFNFNWLEPILSFAADTNERAAEYVKNADYWFSEKGENDQYDKNFIVEIIQVIGSSALMYFGYRLIIEKLPKHYALITMLNTFIIGLCIESIFVKLEILHRIGQTLDIVGYFALAIVVSYKTIKLKPIQKVAYVCLLWFVYYYVKYLFFSGRTMFIWDTHYPFFKFI; encoded by the coding sequence ATGGATTACTGGCATAATGCCGGATTGTGCGTAATCCTATTCTCTATTGTACAAGGCTGCCGATTTGCCAGAGGAAATGATTACTTTGCGTACTCCAGAATTTTCCGTGAAGGTAGCCTGCATGTCGAAAATCCATTTTTCTCAGTCATTAATGAATTACTCAGAATAGTTGGTATTAATGAGTATAGTTGTTTTATGGTGTATGCGTTCACATTTGCATTGTGCGCCATGATTTTTATGAAAGACTATCGCACGTATGCCAGATATATGTTCCCACTATTCTTGATAGGCTTCATGAACTTCGAAGAAAGCATGATACGCCAGGCATTCAGCTACTCTTTTTTCTTCCTATATTTGAAATATCTCTTTAAGTTGAAATTTAACAAGCCAAAGGATATATTGCATAACCATAAAAAATTAATATACTGCATAATATTTGCCATACTAACATTAGCCATACACACTGGCAATATTATAAGCTTATTTGTAATCACCACCCTCTATATATTTTGGCGTAAACCTTTCCAGCCACAGTTTGCCATACCGATATATGTTGCGTGTGTCTACATATTACCACATATATTTAATTTCAATTGGCTGGAACCCATTTTAAGCTTTGCAGCAGACACAAACGAACGTGCAGCAGAATATGTGAAGAATGCTGACTATTGGTTTTCAGAAAAGGGTGAGAACGATCAGTATGATAAAAATTTTATCGTGGAAATTATTCAAGTGATAGGCTCTTCTGCATTGATGTATTTCGGATATAGACTAATCATAGAAAAGTTACCCAAACATTATGCTCTGATAACAATGCTTAATACCTTTATTATTGGTTTGTGTATAGAGTCTATATTCGTAAAACTAGAAATTTTGCATCGTATAGGACAAACTCTAGATATTGTAGGTTACTTTGCTTTAGCAATAGTAGTATCCTATAAAACAATTAAACTAAAACCTATCCAAAAAGTAGCCTATGTCTGTCTCCTTTGGTTTGTTTATTACTACGTAAAATACTTATTCTTCAGTGGGCGTACTATGTTCATCTGGGATACCCATTATCCTTTTTTCAAATTTATATAA
- a CDS encoding glycosyltransferase, with protein sequence MIPKVSVIVPIYNVEKYLDQCVQALLAQTLSDIEIILIDDESPDNCPKICDDYAAQYPNIKVIHKKNAGLGMACNSGLDVATGEYVAFCDSDDYVDSDMYMTMYNVAQKYTCDAVFTGLKRITMAGIPTGTVTHQKEFKLYKNKNEIHTLLKDLIASDPYAREERAIQVSAKVVLYRRNLIEKKHLRFVSERILPSEDLIFNVDVLANSNIVCVLPQTFYNYRTNPISISHTIKKDKFSLFKQLYIEITDRCHRLGVEDNVQLRIQRMFLGYTRNYICNILNSSITNIEKKQITSSICKDGIWKPIWKTYPLSVMPLPHRIFTFAMRHNFYSLLLVLAKIKK encoded by the coding sequence ATGATACCTAAAGTTTCAGTTATAGTACCAATATATAATGTAGAAAAATATCTAGACCAATGTGTACAGGCACTTCTTGCACAAACACTATCAGATATAGAAATTATTCTAATTGATGATGAGTCTCCTGACAATTGTCCAAAGATATGTGATGATTATGCCGCTCAATACCCTAACATAAAGGTTATTCATAAAAAAAATGCAGGGCTGGGTATGGCTTGTAACAGTGGCTTAGATGTAGCTACGGGAGAGTATGTGGCATTTTGCGACTCTGATGATTATGTAGATTCTGACATGTATATGACCATGTATAATGTAGCCCAAAAATATACCTGTGATGCTGTTTTTACAGGCTTAAAACGAATAACAATGGCTGGCATCCCTACAGGAACAGTGACTCATCAAAAAGAATTTAAACTATACAAAAATAAAAATGAAATTCATACGCTTCTAAAAGATTTAATAGCTTCAGATCCTTATGCACGCGAGGAGCGCGCTATTCAAGTATCCGCTAAGGTAGTCCTCTACCGTCGTAATTTGATAGAAAAAAAACATCTACGATTCGTATCAGAACGTATATTACCTTCCGAAGACTTGATATTCAATGTAGATGTATTGGCTAATAGTAATATTGTATGTGTACTACCACAAACCTTCTATAACTATCGGACAAATCCGATCTCAATTTCGCACACAATAAAAAAAGATAAATTCAGCCTTTTTAAACAATTATATATAGAGATAACCGACCGTTGCCATCGATTAGGAGTGGAAGACAATGTACAACTACGGATACAAAGAATGTTCCTCGGTTACACACGCAACTATATATGCAACATACTCAATTCTAGCATAACAAACATTGAGAAGAAACAAATTACTTCTTCAATATGTAAAGACGGTATTTGGAAACCCATTTGGAAAACATATCCTCTGTCAGTAATGCCTTTACCACATAGAATATTTACATTCGCTATGCGTCATAATTTCTATTCATTACTGTTAGTATTAGCAAAAATCAAGAAATAA
- a CDS encoding acyltransferase family protein: protein MYKAPPRDISIDILKCIAAIMITNSHMDILYGDYSYLATGGAIGDALFFFCSGYTLFLGRDMDFFNWYKRRINRIYPTVFTWALIAAVFFDQRYDMPEILIKGGGWFVSCIMIYYVVLWFIRKFLKKHLKWVFFMAATITLLWYFVLGFGEKSGNNMYGWNYFKWCYYFLFMLLGSMMGLKRNLNKKTYPFFEGLYDKHIHIIPIFLKLLICIVLFFGLCWFKCQTGIGWELLQISSLIPLLGTTYYFWRLSNTKLLTQAYHHHLTGPIIRFISGLCLEIYLVQYNLFTDKLNNIFPLNLLVIFSTILVTAYLLRCLSRIWSQTFKDGDYDWRAVTKLYS, encoded by the coding sequence ATGTACAAGGCTCCCCCAAGAGACATCAGCATTGACATTCTAAAATGTATCGCAGCTATTATGATAACCAACTCACATATGGATATTCTATATGGAGACTATTCCTATCTAGCCACTGGTGGGGCGATAGGTGATGCACTGTTCTTTTTTTGCTCTGGTTACACCTTATTTTTAGGTCGGGATATGGATTTCTTTAACTGGTATAAACGAAGAATAAACCGTATCTATCCGACAGTGTTTACATGGGCGCTAATTGCAGCGGTATTTTTCGATCAGCGTTATGATATGCCAGAAATACTAATCAAAGGCGGTGGTTGGTTTGTAAGCTGCATCATGATTTATTATGTAGTACTGTGGTTTATACGTAAATTTCTTAAGAAACATCTTAAATGGGTGTTTTTCATGGCAGCAACTATAACGCTTCTGTGGTACTTTGTACTAGGCTTTGGTGAAAAAAGCGGTAATAATATGTATGGATGGAATTACTTTAAATGGTGCTATTATTTCTTATTTATGCTTTTAGGATCTATGATGGGATTAAAAAGAAACCTGAATAAAAAAACATATCCGTTTTTCGAAGGATTATATGACAAACACATCCATATTATCCCAATCTTTCTAAAACTATTGATATGTATAGTTCTATTTTTTGGATTATGTTGGTTTAAGTGCCAAACAGGTATAGGATGGGAACTATTGCAAATATCATCACTAATTCCTCTATTGGGCACTACATATTATTTTTGGAGATTGTCCAACACAAAATTATTAACCCAAGCATATCATCATCATCTGACAGGTCCTATCATTCGTTTCATCAGTGGGCTCTGCTTGGAGATATATTTAGTACAATACAACTTGTTCACTGACAAACTTAATAATATTTTCCCATTAAATCTATTAGTAATATTTTCCACTATTCTTGTTACAGCTTACCTTCTCCGCTGTCTTTCCCGAATATGGAGTCAGACTTTTAAAGATGGGGATTATGACTGGCGGGCTGTAACCAAACTTTACAGTTAA
- a CDS encoding serine acetyltransferase, with product MIQSKKDLKYYLSEDLKRFNNHKPNIKDWLLHNEIWYIFHYIRHLRYVEYYKNTNKNKILFFYHFFRYKRLGFKLKITIYPNTIGAGLRIYHVGDFIHIGAQCHIGHNCTLLPGVVFGNKYEKATDTQIIAGNNCYFGLGAKIFGSIIIGNNVTIGANAVVTKDIPDNAIVGGIPAKVLRFKEINIL from the coding sequence ATGATACAATCAAAAAAAGACTTAAAATATTATTTATCCGAGGACCTGAAGCGTTTCAATAATCATAAGCCTAATATAAAAGACTGGTTATTACACAATGAAATATGGTATATCTTCCACTATATTCGTCATTTGCGTTATGTGGAATATTATAAAAACACCAACAAAAATAAAATTCTATTTTTCTACCATTTTTTCCGTTATAAACGACTAGGTTTCAAACTAAAAATAACTATTTATCCTAATACTATTGGAGCAGGTTTAAGGATCTATCATGTGGGAGATTTTATTCATATTGGGGCACAGTGTCATATAGGACATAATTGCACACTACTTCCTGGAGTAGTATTTGGTAACAAGTATGAGAAAGCAACTGACACACAAATAATTGCAGGCAACAATTGCTACTTTGGACTCGGAGCCAAAATTTTCGGTTCCATTATAATAGGAAACAACGTTACCATAGGAGCAAATGCAGTGGTCACAAAGGATATTCCAGATAACGCCATAGTTGGTGGGATACCAGCAAAAGTATTAAGATTCAAAGAAATAAATATACTATAA
- a CDS encoding glycosyltransferase family 4 protein, whose product MPKVLVVATSRKTKGGITSVVKAHETGEQWKKFHCKWIETHRDGNSVRKLWYLATALIEYICLLPFYDIVHIHVGLRTSVNRKLIFARIALLFRKKIIVHFHPATEKHLFDPMFSGNIKYLFELSNKLLVLSPKWIEWINEAYRGNKYNIQVLYNPCPSVKRSIQRENYILYAGILSDRKGYNRLIEAFSKIAAKYPDWKIKFAGNGEIEKGKSLAVKFGIEQQTEFLGWIAGNTKESIFQHASIYCLPSWGEGFPMGVIDAIAYGIPVITTPVGGLEKVFHDGIDAMIYETYDLKMLADKLEQLIKSETYRNSIVNEADKLVCSDFNIITICNKIEKIYENM is encoded by the coding sequence ATGCCTAAAGTTTTAGTAGTGGCCACCTCTCGTAAAACCAAAGGAGGAATCACTTCTGTAGTAAAAGCACATGAAACAGGAGAACAATGGAAAAAGTTTCATTGTAAATGGATTGAAACACATCGGGATGGAAATAGCGTAAGAAAATTATGGTATTTAGCTACAGCCTTAATAGAATATATTTGTCTTCTACCTTTCTATGATATTGTACATATACATGTAGGATTAAGAACATCAGTCAATAGAAAACTTATATTTGCACGGATTGCTCTTCTGTTTAGAAAGAAAATTATTGTTCACTTTCATCCAGCAACGGAAAAGCATCTATTCGATCCTATGTTTAGTGGCAATATAAAGTATTTATTCGAACTATCTAATAAACTTCTTGTACTATCTCCCAAATGGATAGAATGGATAAACGAAGCATACCGAGGGAATAAATATAATATACAAGTGCTTTATAATCCATGCCCGAGTGTGAAACGAAGCATTCAAAGAGAAAATTATATTCTATATGCAGGGATTCTATCAGACAGAAAAGGCTACAACCGACTTATTGAAGCATTCAGTAAAATTGCTGCAAAATATCCAGATTGGAAAATAAAATTCGCAGGAAATGGAGAAATTGAAAAAGGTAAATCCTTGGCTGTTAAATTTGGTATAGAACAACAAACTGAATTCCTGGGTTGGATAGCCGGCAATACAAAAGAGAGTATATTTCAACATGCTTCCATTTATTGTTTGCCCAGTTGGGGAGAAGGATTTCCCATGGGAGTAATAGATGCAATTGCTTATGGAATTCCTGTCATTACAACTCCTGTAGGAGGATTAGAAAAAGTTTTTCACGACGGTATTGATGCTATGATTTATGAAACTTACGATTTAAAGATGTTGGCTGACAAATTAGAACAATTAATAAAATCGGAGACTTATAGGAATAGTATAGTAAACGAAGCAGATAAATTGGTATGTAGCGACTTTAATATCATCACTATTTGCAATAAAATTGAAAAAATATATGAGAACATGTAG
- a CDS encoding Coenzyme F420 hydrogenase/dehydrogenase, beta subunit C-terminal domain: MRTCSPRLAKEKYCTGCMACSDACTHDAIKIVEKNCMPFVKVDTHKCMNCHLCEKACPIITPVKKNRAEEMNVYGGWANDEQTRIDAASGGGFSGLAQSFFHLHKEDKVAVIGATLANNRVYHQLIEQEKDIVLLTNSKYIQSDTQGIYKEVIERLKTGYWILFSGCPCQIAGLYGFLGKKRDSERLITIEVVCHGIASYEALDLHLKYYNSSRIYRFRDKRHGTQDWKQSQCTTIEQNGEEIKLKRKDDMFYAIYAGWMLDRKSCSNCQFAEINRVADITIADFWGLQVPDYYKQGVSLIIANNNKADTMIKAADAIYTFKESLRTAINGNPHLFTGYKLIQFHPIVMWPDFFRKILPKRIRFKILTNRMPYKLFWALYKLGTIYLVKYQKKQLISKFQKDDNLLKLLNNANRGGGKMA; this comes from the coding sequence ATGAGAACATGTAGTCCTCGCCTAGCAAAAGAAAAATACTGCACCGGATGTATGGCTTGCAGTGATGCATGTACACATGATGCTATCAAGATTGTGGAAAAGAACTGTATGCCATTTGTGAAAGTAGATACCCATAAATGCATGAATTGTCATTTGTGTGAAAAAGCATGTCCGATAATAACTCCTGTAAAAAAGAACAGAGCTGAAGAAATGAATGTATATGGAGGTTGGGCCAATGATGAACAGACCCGCATTGATGCAGCCTCCGGAGGTGGTTTTTCTGGTTTAGCACAAAGCTTTTTCCACCTGCATAAAGAAGATAAAGTTGCCGTCATTGGAGCTACACTCGCAAACAATAGAGTATATCATCAATTAATAGAGCAGGAAAAGGATATTGTGTTATTAACTAATAGCAAATATATACAAAGCGATACTCAAGGAATATATAAAGAAGTTATAGAGAGACTAAAAACCGGATATTGGATATTATTTTCAGGGTGTCCATGTCAAATAGCAGGATTATATGGCTTTTTAGGTAAAAAGAGGGATAGTGAACGGCTTATAACAATTGAGGTTGTATGTCACGGTATTGCCAGTTATGAAGCTCTTGATCTTCATTTAAAATACTATAACTCCTCACGTATATATCGTTTTCGAGATAAACGACACGGCACACAAGATTGGAAACAGTCGCAATGTACTACTATTGAACAGAATGGAGAAGAAATAAAATTGAAACGGAAGGATGACATGTTTTACGCTATTTATGCAGGATGGATGCTCGACCGAAAGAGTTGTAGCAATTGCCAGTTTGCGGAAATAAATAGGGTAGCGGATATTACAATAGCAGATTTTTGGGGATTACAGGTACCAGACTATTATAAACAGGGTGTATCACTTATCATAGCCAACAATAACAAAGCAGATACCATGATAAAAGCAGCGGATGCGATTTATACTTTCAAAGAATCACTACGTACAGCAATTAATGGAAATCCGCATTTATTTACAGGGTACAAACTAATTCAATTCCATCCAATAGTGATGTGGCCTGACTTCTTCCGAAAGATTCTTCCTAAACGAATACGGTTCAAGATATTAACCAACAGAATGCCATACAAACTATTTTGGGCACTCTATAAATTGGGAACAATATATCTGGTTAAGTACCAAAAGAAACAATTAATCAGTAAATTTCAGAAAGATGATAACCTACTTAAATTGTTAAATAATGCAAATAGGGGGGGGGGTAAAATGGCCTAA
- a CDS encoding polysaccharide pyruvyl transferase family protein, translating to MKIGIITICKVNNYGAELQAFATQKKLEQMGHNAEIINYLYYKDWHFKDTPLSQPFVPLDMKGKLSYWIKYRLMSWVVNKVLPIFNGNMRRRLHNYQSFIDSERFSAQYKSMDELYKTYPKYDIYMVGSDQVWNPSASSSIEPYFLTFAPKNAPKVTYASSFGVASIAPNLSKRYAKLLNNLDTIAVREQSGVELVKQLTGREAKLVVDPTLLLSKADWEPYMKPLAKISTQYILIYQLFPSQTVIDVALKIGKEKNLPVYNICKRAYGMKKIVGINNILDAGPSEFLWLIANATCMVTNSFHGTAFSVNFATPFCCVLNRKRKNNGRMISFLDKVDMSNRILYEDSIAELNVMTACSEVTNNHLRLLVNNSIDYLKSIIENKEQKC from the coding sequence ATGAAAATTGGAATAATCACTATTTGCAAAGTAAACAACTATGGAGCAGAGCTACAAGCTTTTGCAACGCAGAAGAAATTGGAACAAATGGGACATAATGCAGAGATAATAAATTACCTTTATTATAAAGACTGGCATTTTAAAGACACTCCCCTATCACAACCATTTGTACCTTTAGACATGAAAGGTAAACTAAGCTACTGGATAAAATACAGACTAATGAGTTGGGTAGTAAATAAGGTATTACCTATATTCAATGGGAACATGAGACGAAGGTTACACAACTATCAATCATTTATAGATAGTGAGCGCTTTTCAGCTCAATACAAATCAATGGATGAGTTGTACAAGACTTACCCTAAGTATGACATTTATATGGTAGGAAGTGATCAAGTATGGAATCCTTCAGCTTCTTCTTCTATTGAACCTTACTTTCTAACTTTTGCTCCGAAAAATGCTCCTAAAGTGACTTATGCTTCTTCATTTGGTGTAGCATCAATAGCACCTAATCTAAGCAAACGCTATGCAAAGCTGTTGAACAATCTAGACACAATTGCAGTAAGGGAACAGAGCGGAGTTGAACTCGTAAAACAACTGACTGGACGTGAGGCAAAATTAGTTGTTGATCCCACTCTACTATTGAGTAAAGCAGATTGGGAACCTTATATGAAACCTTTAGCAAAAATATCTACCCAGTACATATTGATTTACCAATTATTTCCATCACAAACAGTAATAGATGTAGCATTAAAAATAGGCAAAGAGAAAAATCTCCCAGTATATAATATTTGTAAACGGGCTTACGGAATGAAAAAAATTGTCGGAATCAACAATATCCTGGATGCCGGTCCTTCAGAATTCCTTTGGCTGATAGCTAACGCTACTTGTATGGTGACCAATTCTTTTCATGGTACTGCATTCTCTGTGAATTTTGCAACACCTTTTTGTTGCGTACTAAACCGTAAAAGGAAAAACAATGGACGGATGATTTCATTTCTGGACAAAGTAGATATGAGTAATCGCATACTATACGAAGATTCCATAGCAGAATTAAATGTAATGACTGCATGTAGTGAAGTGACCAACAATCACTTGAGATTATTGGTCAACAACTCAATAGATTACCTCAAAAGTATAATAGAGAATAAAGAACAAAAATGCTAA
- a CDS encoding glycosyltransferase family 4 protein, which yields MLSILINAYACSPNMGSEPGMAWNWCINLARHCELYIITEGEFRDKIEAVLPTLPQGKHMHFYYNPVSEEVRKMCWNQGDWRFYKHYKKWQWKTYEMAQEIIVKQHIDIVHQLNMIGFREPGYLWKLDKPFVWGPVDAKEKFPTAYLRDAGIKANLFIRLKNHITGLQLRYSQRVKKAVKKASVVTSASSESQKSFKKYFHIDAPLLNETGCYPKTTIINSTKEKGDLNLLWVGKLDFRKQLPLAIKAIARLANPHIKLHIVGGNNNSYQKLAMELNISHQCIWHGVISHNEVQELMQKADIFFFTSIAEGTPHVVLEAINNNLPVICFDICGHGDSINEQVGIKIPLSTPQQSINDFAEKITYLFNHRDVLKQMSENCRVRQEELSWDNKAKQMVSLYKKVLSQK from the coding sequence ATGCTAAGTATCCTTATCAACGCTTACGCTTGTTCTCCCAACATGGGCAGTGAACCGGGTATGGCCTGGAACTGGTGCATAAACCTAGCCAGGCATTGTGAACTATACATTATCACTGAAGGTGAATTCAGAGACAAAATAGAGGCAGTGCTCCCTACCCTGCCTCAAGGGAAACACATGCACTTTTACTATAATCCGGTTTCGGAAGAAGTACGGAAGATGTGTTGGAATCAAGGAGATTGGCGTTTCTATAAACACTATAAGAAATGGCAATGGAAGACTTACGAGATGGCACAGGAAATAATAGTCAAACAACATATAGATATTGTACACCAATTAAATATGATTGGCTTTAGAGAACCCGGATACCTTTGGAAACTAGATAAGCCATTTGTTTGGGGACCGGTAGATGCTAAAGAAAAATTTCCGACAGCATATCTAAGAGATGCAGGGATAAAAGCAAACTTATTCATCAGATTAAAAAATCACATAACCGGTTTACAGTTACGATATTCACAACGAGTAAAAAAAGCTGTAAAAAAAGCCTCTGTAGTAACATCCGCATCTTCTGAATCTCAGAAGAGTTTCAAGAAATATTTTCATATTGACGCTCCCTTATTAAATGAAACAGGGTGTTATCCTAAAACAACAATAATAAACAGTACAAAAGAAAAAGGTGATTTAAATTTGCTTTGGGTAGGTAAATTAGATTTCAGAAAACAATTGCCTTTAGCGATAAAGGCCATAGCACGACTGGCTAATCCACATATAAAACTCCATATCGTAGGTGGTAACAATAATTCCTATCAAAAGTTAGCGATGGAATTGAACATATCACATCAATGTATCTGGCATGGGGTTATCTCACATAATGAAGTTCAGGAACTCATGCAGAAAGCAGATATTTTCTTTTTTACCAGCATAGCTGAAGGAACTCCACATGTTGTTTTAGAAGCCATCAACAATAACCTTCCTGTTATCTGTTTCGACATATGTGGACATGGTGACTCAATTAATGAACAAGTAGGGATAAAAATTCCCCTATCTACTCCGCAACAATCCATCAACGATTTTGCGGAGAAGATAACATATCTGTTTAACCATAGAGACGTACTTAAGCAAATGTCTGAAAATTGCAGAGTCCGTCAAGAGGAACTATCGTGGGACAATAAAGCCAAACAGATGGTCAGTCTATATAAAAAAGTATTGTCACAAAAATGA
- a CDS encoding WecB/TagA/CpsF family glycosyltransferase: MLKLKTVSLLKHRSDLSILPEGKLLINTINAHSYNTALKDAGFAEALLKGGALIPDGASMVLAFRWLRKESIERTAGWDLFEYEMERLNRKGGICYFLGSSKNTLKLIKEKAKTVYPNIRIETYSPPYKPEFTEEENQMMIDAINAVKPDLLWIGMTAPKQEKWAYTHLDALEVNGHIGTIGAVFDFFAGTVERAPVRWQEHGLEWLYRLIKEPRRMWRRYIIGNALFLWNITKEKFSI, translated from the coding sequence ATGTTGAAGCTCAAAACAGTTTCACTCCTGAAGCACAGGAGCGACTTATCTATATTGCCCGAAGGTAAATTATTGATAAACACAATTAACGCCCATTCATATAATACAGCCTTGAAAGATGCCGGGTTTGCAGAAGCCTTACTCAAAGGCGGAGCACTGATTCCTGACGGAGCAAGCATGGTATTGGCGTTTAGATGGCTCCGAAAAGAGAGCATAGAACGTACTGCCGGATGGGATCTCTTTGAATATGAAATGGAACGGCTGAACCGGAAAGGAGGTATTTGCTACTTTCTGGGAAGCAGCAAAAATACACTTAAACTGATCAAAGAAAAAGCTAAAACCGTATATCCGAATATTCGAATAGAGACTTACTCCCCACCCTACAAACCGGAATTTACAGAAGAAGAAAATCAAATGATGATAGATGCCATAAATGCGGTAAAGCCGGACTTATTGTGGATAGGCATGACGGCTCCCAAACAAGAGAAATGGGCGTATACGCATCTGGATGCACTGGAGGTGAACGGACATATAGGAACTATCGGAGCGGTATTCGACTTCTTTGCGGGTACGGTGGAACGTGCTCCGGTCCGGTGGCAAGAGCACGGACTGGAATGGCTGTATCGCTTGATCAAAGAGCCTAGGCGCATGTGGCGCCGGTATATCATCGGGAATGCCTTGTTCCTGTGGAACATCACCAAAGAAAAATTCTCTATATAA